The Prunus dulcis chromosome 3, ALMONDv2, whole genome shotgun sequence genome segment GTCCCATTCCCAACCAATCTCCCAATCCTGGtgccagaaacaaaaccactCTCAGAGAGAGTAGAGGCAGAGACAAAGCAATGGAGGAAACTAAGGAGACTGAGACTGCTGGGTTCAATAAGAGAAGAGCAGAGGGTAACGATAAGAATGATAGGCCCAAGAAGAACCTTCAGCGAAAAGTGCGCACGCTCAATCCTATCAATACCCTATCTTATGTGCAGGTATATTGACTTTTGAGGTTTTGGCTTTCTGGGTTTTCATTAACTTTTGAGTATACTGCATAATTGATTGCATTGGGTCTCGTGTTATATTTGTTAATCTGATTTATGGGTTTTCTttagttgttgttgttgagtaTAGTGTATTATTCGTTGCATCGGTTCTTGGGTTACATtcatttctttgatttttctcatTTAGAATAGTTCTGCTTGTTTAATATGATTCATCTCAAGTGGATAATAATGATTCAAATAGTCAAAGGTTGTACCTTCAGTAAACCATCAAAACAGAACTACTTTCTGCCCTGACATTTCacttcatcctctctctcGCTTTTTTATTACACTGAAAGGCATCTAACCCTCAAATAAGTGACAGTGACTTTACTCGAGTAAGTGGACTTGGGATTTGAATTATAAAAACCGGGTGGGGGTAGTAAAGTTGGGAGTGTGATTCTAGGAACTGGttgcaatttttttggatttgaaaaTCTGACTTCTAAATTGGTATTCTGTTTTTGGACTTCAGTttggatttaaatttgttCTCATGGTAATTTCTTGGTTGTGGGATTTGACTATTGGTGATGAGAAGGAATCAAAAAAGTTAAATTCAGAATGTTATGGTTTTGATTTACCAAGCAGATTTTTGCTGAGTTTTGCGTTGAATGGATACTTcttgaaaaccaaaaaagtttGTATGTCTTAACTTTAGAAAGCACTGTTTGTTTCTATCATTGATcttttttagttatttatGGGATAATAATTTGGTCTTGCTTTTGCTCATTGCAGGTACTAGGGACTGGAATGGATACTCAGGATACATCTCCTTCGGTGTTGCTATTCTTTGACAAGCAaagatttatatttaatgctggGGAGGTAAGTGTCAGGTGATTTGCATTAGGAACTCAATGATAAACCCGTTTTAAAGTAATATAATCTCTTACTATGCAACTCTCACTGCAGGGATTGCAAAGGTTCTGCACAGAGCATAAGATTAAGTTGTCAAAGGTATAAGATATCTGGAATCTTTACCCATCGTCTGTTGTCGGAACTTGgaataaacatataaattgtTCTTCAGGTTTCTTCCTATGATTGAAATGCCTAATTGATGTTCTTGATTCTTCTTCAGATTGATCACATATTTCTCTCTCGTGTCTGCTCGGAGACTGCAGGTGGACTTCCAGGTTTGTTTCTTGAAAGATCAGCTAAGATGTTGCAGTTGCAgttaaagattttttattgtatttttgcTCTATCACCAGTAAACTGTGTAGTAACTCTGTATGATGAGATCTTTAAGCATAGTATTGTGCTTTCAATATCTGCACTGGTAATGAAAAAGAGATTGTTCTTGCTGACCCTGAATTGCCCGGCTTTTACTTTACATCACAGGTTTGCTGTTGACTTTGGCTGGCATGGGTGAAGAAGGAATGTCTGTAAGTATCAGATTGACTTTCtatgattttcttctttactGTAATCGGCCttaagttttatttaaattggaTCCAGTCTCCCAGATATTAGTTTAAATCATAATTTGCGTTGTTTTGAAGGTCAATGTATGGGGTCCATCAGATCTCAAGTATTTGATTGATGCTATGAGGTGTTTCATCCCAAATGCTGCCATGGTTCACACTCGGAGCTTTGGGCCCTCTGTTGGGGGTCTTATGGCTAGTCAAACAAAGTTTACAGAGCCCattgttcttgttgatgaTGAAGTTGTCAAAATATCAGCCATTGTTCTACAACCAATTTTCTCGAACGGAGCTCAGCTCCTGAATGAATTATCCATCACTCAGAATCCTACAGAAAAGGTTTTTAATGACGGGGTGGATGTGTCAAAACCCTTTAGTCCTAATGGAAAAAATTCACCTACTGGAAAGCCTGGTGACATGTCTGTCATTTATGTCTGTGAATTACCTGAGATCAAAGGGAAATTTGACCCTGAAAAAGCTAAAGCTTTGGGTCTTAAACCAGGGTCTAAATATCGGGAACTGCAACTTGGGAATTCAGTGAAGTCAGATTTTCAAAACATCACGGTTAGTTCTGAAAACTTTGGAAAGAAATAAGTATAGCATTTATTTTCCAATGGTGTAATCCATTGAAAATGTTATAGTGCATTCTATGTTTTAAATGTTCTATTTCACCTATTTGTTTAGGTTCATCCAAGTGATGTAATGGACCCGTCTATTCCTGGTCCAATTGTGTTTCTTGTCGACTGCCCAACGGAATCTCATTTGCAGGAGTTGTTATCCATGCAATGTCTCAGTAGCTATTATGCAGATTTCTCGGGCCCGCCAGAGAATGCTAATGTTGTGACTTGTGTCATTCATTTGGGTCCTGCTTCTCTAATAAGCAATCCTAACTACCAAAGCTGGATGAAGAGATTTGGTTCAGCCCAACATATCATGGCTGGACATGAAAGGTGAATTGCTTTTCCTTTCCAGAAATCATCTAGGAGCTTCTTGGTGTATGGTTTTGAAAACCACTCTTGGCTTCTCTTTCTGTTTCCAGGAAGAATGTGGAGATTCCGATTCTAAGATCGAGTGCAAGAATTGCAGCTCAACTTAACTATCTGTGTCCACAGTTCTTTCCAGCTCCAGGTTTCTGGTCTCTTCAGCACCTTGATTGCTTGGCACCAGAATCCACTCCTTCAAGTGAGGTTTGTTAGAATATCTTTTCTTCTGTGTACATTAGGTTTGTTAGGATGGCTGGGAAGTTGGCAGGACCTTGATCaatgttatattttattttttagccTGCTTTTTAGAAATTTGGGGCTCATTTTGCAGctaatttggtttttattttattttattttatttttaccaggGTTCTGTTTCAAAGGTTTGTGAAAGCATTTCCGCTGAAAACCTCCTCAAGGTACAAATTGTTGATTTACTTGGATGCACTAGTAAGTAGTTTTGTGGCACTTATCATGTGAGCcggattttcttttctgcttcatacaataattttcttcttaaagTAAGACTTTATTCCTAAATTTGCAtcagaaatatatatatatatatatattttttggaaGCCCTTCAatctataaattttttttttttttgggttgaaagtCCTTGAATCAGGTATTTAGGaagtcatttttttttttctctttttcatttttttaagtaTCTAAAAGTTTACAGCCCAGAGACAAATTCGACACTTTTGGAGAGTGAGTTTGGTACTGAGAGTTTTCAAAACAGTGCTTTTGGTTTAATTGCATCATGtcatcctttttttattttttttatttttttctgtcttttcttTTACCCAAGTATgattatgaaaattttccaGCAATGAAAGGATAAGTTTATGCTTACATGTTAGAACCTGTTTCTCACTATCCATGCCTGCTTTTCTCTGCTGCATTGCAAGTTCTGCAATCACTTTATTAATGTAAGAATTTTAATAATGAAGATTTTCCTGTTTGTTGAACAGTTCACTTTGCGTCCTTATGCTCGTCTTGGATTAGATAGGTCGGTTATTCCAAGTCAGGTGGCGTCCTCAGAAATCATTGATGAGTTACTTTCAGAGATTCCCGAGGTTGTAGATGCTGCCCAATGTGTTAGTCAGTTATGGCACCAGTCCACAGAAACAAAGGAAGAGATAAGGTTAACTCATGATGATAAAGTCATAGTTGAAGAGCCATGGTTTGATGAGAATACTCTTCCTAGTTGTTTGGAAAATATAAGAAGAGATGACTTGGAGATAGTTCTTCTAGGGACTGGATCATCTCAGCCATCTAAATATCGCAATGTCAGTTCTATCCATATCAATCTTTTCTCTAAAGGAGGTTTACTTTTAGACTGTGGTGAAGGAACCCTGGGACAGCTGAAAAGAAGGTAACACCGTTCGAACTTTAAAATTGCATTTACTACTCCTTATTCCTGAAAGTTTCTCATTCTTTCTTCCCCTTTAGATATAACATTTTATGTACATTGACAACAGATATGGCGTAGAGGGTGCTGATAATGCTGTGAGAGGTCTTAGGTGTATTTGGATTTCTCATATTCATGCTGATCACCATACGGGGTTGGCAAGAATACTTACTCTGCGACGTGATTTGTTGAAGGGAGTGCCTCACGAGCCATTACTTGTTGTTGGACCGAGAAAACTTAAATTCTTTTTGGATGCATACCAAAGACTTGAAGATTTGGATATGCAGTTCCTTGATTGTAAGCACACCACCGAAGCTTCCTTACATGCTTTCGAGGGCGTTACTGAAACAAATAAGGATCACTCTTTTCTAGGAAGTCCAACTAGTTTCGAGGACCTAATAGATAAAAATACAGATAGGCAAGTGGCACAGAAAGTTGATTCTACTCTATTTGCTAAAGGATCGCGTATGCAGAGCTATTGGAAGAGACCGGGTAGTCCTGTTGACAACAATGTAGTCTTTCCAATTTTAAAGAGCTTGCAAAAAGTGCTCGAGGAAGCAGGTTTGGAAGCCTTGATGAGTTTTCCTGTCATCCACTGCCCACAGGCATTTGGTGTTGTCTTGAGGGCTTCGGAGAGATTGAATAGTGTTGGAAAAGTGATTCCAGGTTGGAAGATTGTATACTCAGGTGATACTAGGCCCTGCCCGGAACTTACAGAAGCATCTCGTGGTGCAACAGTTCTTATACATGAGGCAAGTGATGACATgtattttgtgtatttttcGTTTGTCAAAGTTGATGGAATTTTGCAATTCCGTAAGAAATTGTgtgaaaaggaagaggatggTAGTTAATCAATTGCACTGCTGATTGTTGCAGGCAACTTTCGAGGATGGCATGGTGGACGAGGCTATAGCACGAAACCACAGCACAACCAAGGAAGCCATAGAAGTTGGGAACTCTGCGGGTGTTTTTCGCATAATCCTTACCCACTTCAGCCAGCGATATCCAAAAATCCCAGTATTCGATGAGACACACATGCATAAGACATGCATCGGATTTGACATGATGAGTATTAACATAGCCGATTTGCCCGTGCTTCCAAAAGTACTCCCATATTTGAAACTGCTTTTTAGAAACGAGATGATAATTGATGAATCTGATGAGGTTGTAGATGCTGCTGCAAGTGTAGCTTCTTGATAGGAAATTAAGTCATTGTTGTAATtcccttttttaattagttaatttttttccttaacCGTCTGTAGTTTTGAgtaaattattcaatttgaGAGAGCATTGGTAATTGCATGTGGTCTAATGCTAGTCTTTTTTCCCTACTACATGCTAAACTCTCTCACCCGTTCACGCTTATCTCTCCAATACTCAGCCCTcaatctctcatctcttcgTCCTCCTCCTATCTCGCCAATGAAACCGAGCAAATCAATCAAGTCAACactaaatatttatatataccgTTTCGGAGGGCATCAGAAGGTTCTCTCTCTGTTGTGGATGGAAGAAAAGGTTGCAGAGAAGGGTCGGGTTATTGTAAGtttgaaataattaatatCCTTTTCTGCACTTTGGCCAACCTACATATCACAACCAACTATATCGTGTCTATCTCTATTATTGTGGTGGGCATCAATCCACCCGAACCAATGAAACCAGccaatttaaattataattatcgatttagtttggttttaaTCAGGAAAagttaaattatttaaaaatagagtTATACTGTATATGGTTTGGTTTAGTTTAACTTCGAACTATtatgaaatattcaaaataccacAAACTACCCAtatttaatgaaataaaaaagtgaaattatttattaaataaggataacatagtaaataaaaaaaattcatatttcattattaatatgaagaagaaaaaaaagttttataTGGCATTTGTCATGTTTTCATGGAatacaattttatattattataatttgtgGAGGTAACTAGTTTcatcatattatatattattataatttttaatggTGAAGatcttattatttttcatattcatcttcatcttccttgCTTAAACTTAATGGGGGCTTgatagttttatttatttaacgttttgattttctttttttgctttccGTTCTTAATATGTTGGATCCACATACTTTTCTTCGTTTATTGTGAAATATGTTTCTAATTTGATGCTCTGACTTCGTTCAaacaaagaataaataaataaagaaaaccaattttccaatttgaaTTTTCAGGCAACATGCACTATAAATCTCAAGGTTATGAGTCCTATAGTCATTCATGCTATAATTTTCCACGAAAATATGACAAGTgacaaaaaaatacacaaaatacATGTCATCACTTTTTGCAAGCTCTTTAAAATTGGAAAGACTACATTGTTGTCAACAGGACTAGCCGGTCTCTTCCAATAGCTTTGCATATGCGATCCTTTAGCAAATAGAGTAGAATCAACTTTCTGTTCCACTTGTATATCTGTATTTTTATCTCTTAGGTCCTCGAAACTAGTTGGACTTCCTAGAAAAGAGTGATCCTTATTTGTTCAGTAACGCCCTCGAAAGCATGTAAAGAAGCCTCGGTGGTGTGCTTGCAATCAAGGAAATGCATATCCAAATCTTCAAGTCTTTGGTATGCTTCCAAAAAGAATTTAAGTTTTCTCGGTCCAACAACAAGTAATGGCTCGTGAGGAACTCCCTTCAACAAATCACGTCGCAGAGTAAGTATTCTTGCCAACCCCGTATGGTGATCATTGGCTTTCTTTGCTATGCTGGACACCAAGGATCTTTATTGGTGTGGTGAATAGAGGGGTGCCagttcaattgaatttctaGTTTTGGtgtaaaattcaaattttatttcttaaaaaataagaaaagatgcTCCATTGAATTCATTTCTTaaaattgagaagaacaaaaattgaCTTGTTGCATTAATGCTTCAAGATATTTTGACTTTGTTGagggacaaaaaaaaaaaggtctaCTTtgttgaggaagaaaaaaatttctaagaTAAATGTATATAACACCATGTACTACCTGCACTTCCCATAATTGATATTTTAACTGTGTTCTCAATATATGATTAATAAACACATGCAACAAAATTCTTAGTCCAATTCAAGTAGTCACTTATTTGGTACCTCACAAGGAGAATGAATAAGAGTAGGGAAAAGTAGTTGTACTCGGTGGGCACTCAACTTTGGAGCAACGTCTAGAATTTGATGTTGATTAACTTAAATAATTAGTAATCGTGAATTTAGCCAACGAAGTCTAGCCTACTGAAAAATGACTTTGACTTGCAAACTAATAGTCTCAAATTCGAACATCCATCCTTGACACATAATAGTGTACGTTTAAATAATGTGGATGGATTTTTAAAGCGTTTCATTTTCTCTCATGTTAATATTGCCTTAAAATGAATCAATGCATAGCAATGTTGTCTTTTCCTCAAGTAATAGCAATTACATTCATAAATGCATAGCAATATTGCCTTATGCATACAAATGTTTATTAGAAAAAGTGTTATTCCATGAAAGATGTCTTCTATGATAAGAGACATTTGGCATATGCTTCATCAATTTTAAAGTTCGAGAAGCTAAGATAATTGTGGATAGTTTAGCACATTATTTATGAAACTTTTTATGATCAATTTTGTATATAGTTTAGTATActttttatattcaaatttgacatgttaagagcatccacagtgGGGGGAGTGTAAAGCCACTTTTACATCTCCTTTACATCTCTTGGAGGTGTAAATACGTTTTTTGCTCTAGAAACGATGCAAATCTAAGATGTATAATTGATTTGCTCCattttccctctctttttccCAGCTGGATCCCACATGTAAGAGATGTAAAAATAGATGTACAATTGCATCCATATTTACATCTCATGGTGGTGATGTAAATATACATTCATTAACAAACACCCTTTCCCCCCCCCCCTCCAAAATTGCGGGTGATTCCAATCACCCGGggtgtatatttaacatacatCCCATTATACACCCCCCcactgtggatgctctaagaaTTACAGTctacacagagagagagagagagagagagagagagagagagagagagagactcaaCACTCTCACGGCTCTATTTAATACAAGTCTTCCAACAAACAtttgagagagtgagagagagaaaacaa includes the following:
- the LOC117623406 gene encoding tRNase Z TRZ3, mitochondrial; amino-acid sequence: MPMLMPQVTNLRLLFFSPFPRLSLSSLSLKPLKPRTLFTALASSYRKRHRPIPNQSPNPGARNKTTLRESRGRDKAMEETKETETAGFNKRRAEGNDKNDRPKKNLQRKVRTLNPINTLSYVQVLGTGMDTQDTSPSVLLFFDKQRFIFNAGEGLQRFCTEHKIKLSKIDHIFLSRVCSETAGGLPGLLLTLAGMGEEGMSVNVWGPSDLKYLIDAMRCFIPNAAMVHTRSFGPSVGGLMASQTKFTEPIVLVDDEVVKISAIVLQPIFSNGAQLLNELSITQNPTEKVFNDGVDVSKPFSPNGKNSPTGKPGDMSVIYVCELPEIKGKFDPEKAKALGLKPGSKYRELQLGNSVKSDFQNITVHPSDVMDPSIPGPIVFLVDCPTESHLQELLSMQCLSSYYADFSGPPENANVVTCVIHLGPASLISNPNYQSWMKRFGSAQHIMAGHERKNVEIPILRSSARIAAQLNYLCPQFFPAPGFWSLQHLDCLAPESTPSSEGSVSKVCESISAENLLKFTLRPYARLGLDRSVIPSQVASSEIIDELLSEIPEVVDAAQCVSQLWHQSTETKEEIRLTHDDKVIVEEPWFDENTLPSCLENIRRDDLEIVLLGTGSSQPSKYRNVSSIHINLFSKGGLLLDCGEGTLGQLKRRYGVEGADNAVRGLRCIWISHIHADHHTGLARILTLRRDLLKGVPHEPLLVVGPRKLKFFLDAYQRLEDLDMQFLDCKHTTEASLHAFEGVTETNKDHSFLGSPTSFEDLIDKNTDRQVAQKVDSTLFAKGSRMQSYWKRPGSPVDNNVVFPILKSLQKVLEEAGLEALMSFPVIHCPQAFGVVLRASERLNSVGKVIPGWKIVYSGDTRPCPELTEASRGATVLIHEATFEDGMVDEAIARNHSTTKEAIEVGNSAGVFRIILTHFSQRYPKIPVFDETHMHKTCIGFDMMSINIADLPVLPKVLPYLKLLFRNEMIIDESDEVVDAAASVAS